In Sphingomonas psychrotolerans, the following proteins share a genomic window:
- the relB gene encoding type II toxin-antitoxin system RelB family antitoxin → MLAVRLDTETEARLDALAARTGRTKTFYAREAIAAHLDDLEDFYLAEERLRDFRDGDAIPLADLKTELGLED, encoded by the coding sequence ATGTTGGCAGTACGTCTGGATACCGAGACCGAAGCCCGGCTCGACGCGCTGGCGGCGCGGACGGGGCGTACCAAGACCTTCTATGCGCGCGAGGCGATTGCGGCGCATCTCGATGATCTCGAGGATTTCTACCTCGCCGAGGAGCGGCTGCGCGATTTCCGCGACGGCGACGCGATCCCGCTTGCCGATCTGAAGACCGAGCTTGGCCTGGAAGATTGA
- a CDS encoding metal-dependent hydrolase family protein has protein sequence MIRKLVAAAALLAGAPPALAQTYAIQAGHLITDAAKPARGPSTVIVEKGRIVRVEDGATAPAGATVVDMRGKTVLPGLIDVHVHLTMNAGEPWYQGLTTKYSEAYATTVGLRNALITARAGFTTVRDLGGGMNASAALRDVIAEGGFPGPRILVSGPALSIIGGHGDMTAGLAPELRDAIEHRGTQYWVCTGAAECATAVRKLAAAGADAIKFHATGGVLDPGALGLEQHFTDAEMKAICDTAHEMHRKCAAHAHGARGIEAAVRAGVDSIEHGTFADDTDVQLMKTKGTYFSATLMAFSGLKMYLGKGIFSPNSEIKARQTLDQWGKALGRAYKAGVKIALGTDAAVYPHGRNGEEIGLMVSKAGMTPRDALIAATKGGADLLGLSAETGTLEPGKSADLIAVDGDPLSDPAAVLHIGYVMVAGKPIPMQ, from the coding sequence ATGATCCGCAAACTGGTTGCCGCCGCCGCCTTGCTAGCCGGCGCGCCGCCGGCGCTGGCGCAAACCTATGCGATCCAGGCCGGGCATCTGATCACGGATGCGGCCAAGCCCGCGCGTGGGCCTTCGACGGTGATCGTCGAGAAGGGACGGATCGTGCGAGTCGAGGACGGCGCTACTGCGCCCGCCGGCGCGACGGTAGTCGATATGCGCGGCAAGACGGTGCTGCCCGGGCTGATCGACGTCCATGTCCATCTGACGATGAATGCCGGCGAACCCTGGTATCAGGGGCTGACCACCAAATATTCGGAGGCCTATGCGACCACGGTCGGGCTCAGGAACGCGCTGATCACGGCGCGCGCGGGCTTCACCACGGTGCGCGATCTCGGCGGCGGGATGAATGCCAGCGCTGCGCTGCGCGACGTGATCGCCGAGGGCGGCTTTCCCGGGCCGCGCATCCTCGTCTCGGGGCCGGCGCTGTCGATCATCGGCGGACATGGCGACATGACCGCGGGGCTGGCGCCCGAGCTGCGCGACGCGATCGAACATCGCGGCACCCAATATTGGGTGTGCACCGGCGCGGCCGAATGCGCCACGGCAGTGCGCAAGCTCGCCGCGGCGGGAGCCGACGCGATCAAGTTCCACGCCACCGGCGGGGTGCTCGATCCCGGCGCATTGGGGCTCGAACAGCATTTCACCGATGCCGAGATGAAGGCGATCTGCGACACCGCGCATGAGATGCACCGCAAATGCGCCGCCCACGCGCACGGCGCGCGCGGGATCGAGGCGGCGGTGCGCGCCGGAGTCGATTCGATCGAGCACGGCACCTTCGCCGACGATACCGACGTCCAGCTGATGAAGACCAAAGGGACGTACTTCTCGGCGACGTTGATGGCGTTCAGCGGGCTCAAAATGTATCTCGGCAAGGGCATCTTCAGCCCGAATAGCGAGATCAAGGCACGCCAGACGCTGGACCAATGGGGCAAGGCGCTTGGCCGCGCCTACAAGGCCGGAGTCAAGATCGCGCTCGGCACCGACGCCGCGGTCTATCCGCACGGCCGCAACGGCGAAGAGATCGGGCTGATGGTGTCGAAGGCCGGGATGACGCCGCGCGACGCGCTGATCGCCGCGACCAAAGGCGGGGCCGATTTGCTCGGGCTTTCCGCCGAGACCGGCACGCTCGAGCCGGGCAAATCGGCCGATCTGATCGCAGTCGACGGCGACCCGCTGAGCGATCCCGCGGCGGTGCTCCACATCGGCTATGTCATGGTCGCCGGCAAGCCGATCCCGATGCAGTGA
- a CDS encoding metallophosphoesterase — MIRRNPVLSVLAGVVFVLLAVAGYSFVEARRDPVVREAAIAMRDWPAGAPPLRIVLLSDLHAGNLAVTPARFRRVVAQVNELRPDLILIAGDFLPGHEPVDAATATATLAPLKGLRARLGVVAVPGNHDHWTGLGAVRSALEAAGVTSLANQATARGPLAIAAVDDDYSEHARTAPTLAAARKLPGAKLVLTHSPDIAPQLPSDFPLLLAGHTHCGQAVIPFYGSLDPVSRYQDRYRCGVIREGTRTVVVTGGIGGTIPFRFNAPPDLWLLTLGPAPGR; from the coding sequence ATGATCAGGCGCAACCCGGTATTGTCCGTCCTTGCGGGCGTAGTCTTCGTGCTGTTGGCGGTCGCAGGCTACAGCTTCGTGGAGGCTCGGCGCGATCCTGTCGTGCGCGAGGCTGCGATCGCGATGCGCGATTGGCCCGCGGGCGCGCCGCCGCTCCGGATAGTGCTGCTGAGTGACCTGCATGCCGGAAACCTTGCCGTCACGCCCGCAAGATTCCGGCGGGTGGTGGCGCAGGTGAACGAGTTGCGGCCCGATCTCATCCTCATCGCCGGGGATTTCCTGCCGGGTCACGAGCCCGTCGACGCGGCGACGGCGACGGCCACGCTCGCGCCGCTAAAGGGCCTGCGCGCGCGGCTCGGGGTCGTGGCGGTGCCCGGCAATCACGATCACTGGACCGGGCTCGGCGCAGTGCGCAGCGCGCTCGAGGCGGCCGGAGTGACCTCGCTCGCGAACCAGGCGACGGCGCGTGGGCCGCTGGCGATCGCCGCAGTGGACGACGATTATTCGGAGCATGCGCGGACCGCTCCTACGCTCGCCGCAGCGCGCAAGCTGCCGGGGGCGAAACTGGTGCTCACCCATTCGCCCGACATCGCACCCCAGCTGCCGTCGGACTTCCCGTTGCTCCTCGCCGGCCACACCCATTGCGGACAGGCGGTCATCCCCTTTTACGGGTCGCTCGATCCGGTCTCGCGCTATCAGGACCGCTATCGTTGCGGCGTGATCCGCGAGGGCACCCGCACCGTGGTGGTCACCGGAGGCATCGGCGGCACCATACCCTTCCGCTTCAACGCGCCGCCGGACCTGTGGTTGTTGACGCTCGGACCAGCACCGGGGCGATAG
- a CDS encoding DUF2442 domain-containing protein, whose product MDGRTISVPLAWYPRLLKASPAQRGHWEPAGGGFGIHWPDIDEDLSTEGLLRGAPAHKSA is encoded by the coding sequence ATGGATGGACGGACCATTTCCGTCCCCCTCGCATGGTATCCCCGGCTCCTGAAGGCATCGCCAGCCCAACGTGGCCATTGGGAGCCGGCCGGAGGCGGCTTCGGAATTCATTGGCCGGACATAGACGAGGATCTGAGTACGGAAGGCCTCCTTCGCGGAGCCCCTGCGCACAAAAGCGCTTAG
- a CDS encoding DUF1428 domain-containing protein codes for MYVCGLVIPVPGERIHAYRQWAENGAAFFKEYGCLEIVECWEDLVPEGKQTDFRRAVAAQAGEKIVFTWQIWPDKAFFQAAEARMHEDPRMDSAGEPPFDARRLILGCFVPIVSMGRG; via the coding sequence ATGTATGTCTGCGGCCTCGTGATCCCCGTACCGGGCGAACGGATCCATGCCTATCGCCAATGGGCCGAGAACGGCGCGGCCTTCTTCAAGGAATATGGCTGCCTCGAAATCGTGGAATGCTGGGAGGATCTGGTGCCTGAGGGCAAGCAGACCGACTTCCGTCGCGCGGTCGCCGCGCAAGCGGGCGAGAAGATCGTCTTCACCTGGCAGATCTGGCCCGACAAGGCGTTTTTCCAAGCGGCCGAAGCCAGGATGCACGAGGATCCGCGGATGGACAGCGCAGGCGAGCCGCCCTTCGATGCCCGGCGGCTGATCCTCGGTTGCTTCGTGCCGATCGTCTCGATGGGGCGGGGCTGA
- a CDS encoding DUF4160 domain-containing protein: protein MNGYRFYFYSHEPNEPPHVHVDKAGATLKAWLDPVELANASGFRPREINAILALVAEHRAALLEAWHEYFG, encoded by the coding sequence CTGAACGGATATCGCTTCTACTTTTATAGTCACGAGCCGAATGAGCCGCCGCATGTTCATGTCGACAAAGCCGGTGCAACGCTGAAGGCGTGGCTCGATCCGGTAGAACTCGCCAACGCCAGCGGCTTCCGCCCAAGGGAGATCAATGCCATATTGGCGTTGGTGGCGGAGCATCGCGCGGCGCTGCTGGAGGCGTGGCATGAATATTTCGGTTAG
- a CDS encoding cisplatin damage response ATP-dependent DNA ligase: protein MRAFADLLDALIYTRSRNAKLRLIGDYLVGTPDPDRGWAMAALTGSLDLPAVKPALIRALIEERVDPVLFALSRDFVGDSAETVALLWPEPEGEKVVAAALTLSEVVQVLGTISKSDAPAALASMLDRLEADERFALLKLATGGLRVGVSARLAKTALAQAFGLDVDAVEEVWHGLMPPYAPLFDWAEGRGTQPTPENVPVFRPFMLAHPLEETQVSLDDYAAEWKWDGIRVQLVHVAGETRLYSRAGDDITHSFPEVARAFATPGVLDGELLVKGTAQGGEGGAGSFNALQQRLGRKLVSAKTLEEYPAFVRLYDILFDRAEDLRALPWSERRRRLEAYAAGLDAGRFDVSAVIEAASFEALEEIRAGARDAAIEGVMLKRRDSPYVGGRRAGLWYKWKRDPLNADCVLMYAQRGNGKRSSFYSDFTFGAWTDAGELLPVGKAYFGFTDEELKWLDHHVRNHTVNRFGPVREIDKSLVLEVAFDSIHESKRHKSGLAMRFPRISRIRIDKPAREADTIAGLRKLVT from the coding sequence ATGCGCGCCTTTGCCGATCTGCTCGATGCCCTCATCTACACCCGCTCGCGCAACGCCAAATTGCGGCTGATCGGCGATTATCTGGTCGGCACTCCCGATCCCGATCGCGGCTGGGCGATGGCGGCGCTGACCGGCAGCCTTGATCTGCCGGCGGTCAAGCCGGCGCTGATCCGGGCGCTGATCGAGGAGCGCGTCGATCCGGTACTGTTCGCGCTCAGCCGCGATTTCGTCGGCGATTCGGCCGAGACGGTGGCCTTGCTATGGCCCGAGCCCGAGGGCGAGAAAGTGGTGGCGGCGGCGCTGACGCTTTCGGAAGTGGTGCAGGTGCTCGGCACCATCTCGAAGTCCGACGCGCCGGCCGCACTGGCGTCGATGCTCGACCGGCTCGAGGCGGACGAGCGCTTCGCGTTGCTCAAGCTGGCCACCGGCGGCCTCAGGGTCGGGGTCTCGGCGCGGCTGGCCAAGACCGCGCTGGCGCAGGCGTTCGGGCTCGATGTCGATGCGGTCGAAGAGGTGTGGCACGGGCTGATGCCGCCTTATGCCCCGTTGTTCGATTGGGCCGAGGGGCGCGGAACGCAGCCGACGCCCGAGAACGTGCCCGTGTTCCGCCCGTTCATGCTCGCGCATCCGCTGGAAGAGACGCAGGTCAGCCTCGACGATTATGCCGCCGAGTGGAAGTGGGACGGAATCCGCGTCCAGCTCGTCCATGTCGCCGGCGAGACCCGGCTCTACAGCCGCGCCGGCGACGACATCACCCACAGTTTCCCCGAAGTAGCGCGCGCGTTCGCCACGCCGGGCGTGCTCGACGGCGAATTGTTGGTGAAGGGGACCGCACAGGGTGGTGAGGGCGGCGCGGGGAGCTTCAATGCGCTCCAGCAGCGGCTGGGGCGGAAATTGGTCTCGGCGAAGACGCTGGAGGAATATCCGGCGTTCGTGCGGCTCTACGACATATTGTTCGATCGCGCCGAGGATTTGCGTGCTTTGCCTTGGTCGGAACGGCGGAGGCGGCTGGAGGCGTATGCCGCCGGGCTCGATGCCGGGCGGTTCGACGTCTCGGCGGTGATCGAGGCGGCGAGCTTCGAGGCGCTCGAGGAAATCCGCGCCGGCGCACGCGACGCGGCGATCGAGGGGGTGATGCTCAAGCGGCGCGATTCGCCGTATGTCGGCGGGCGGCGCGCGGGTTTGTGGTACAAATGGAAGCGCGATCCGCTCAACGCCGATTGCGTGCTGATGTATGCCCAGCGCGGCAACGGCAAACGCAGCTCCTTTTATTCGGACTTCACTTTCGGCGCGTGGACCGACGCGGGCGAACTGCTGCCGGTGGGCAAGGCTTATTTCGGCTTCACCGATGAAGAGCTGAAGTGGCTCGACCACCATGTCCGCAACCATACGGTCAATCGCTTCGGCCCGGTGCGCGAGATCGACAAGTCGCTGGTGCTCGAAGTGGCGTTCGATTCGATCCACGAATCAAAGCGCCACAAATCGGGGCTGGCGATGCGCTTCCCGCGGATCAGCCGGATCCGCATCGACAAGCCGGCGCGCGAGGCCGACACGATCGCCGGCTTGCGCAAGCTGGTGACCTGA
- a CDS encoding TetR/AcrR family transcriptional regulator, with product MRYGSDSMDQADVDPRARRTRAAILGAFTALALSRRYDVIRTADLIAAAGVGRSTFYEHFRSKEEVLVSAVEPILHTLASAALGRASQVQVRATLDHVWDQRAIARVLFEGRTGDRLQRRLAALIAARLPAPAAMPTIAAAAAQLAMLRTWIRGEAACPAAELAARMIACARLLDDPD from the coding sequence ATGCGCTACGGTTCCGACAGCATGGACCAGGCCGACGTCGATCCCCGCGCGAGGCGCACCAGAGCCGCGATTCTCGGCGCTTTCACGGCGCTCGCGCTCAGCCGGCGCTACGACGTGATCCGCACCGCCGACCTGATCGCCGCCGCCGGTGTCGGCCGCTCGACCTTCTACGAGCATTTCCGCAGCAAGGAGGAAGTCCTTGTGTCGGCGGTCGAGCCGATCCTGCACACGCTCGCCAGCGCTGCGCTCGGCCGCGCGAGCCAGGTGCAGGTGCGCGCGACGCTCGACCATGTCTGGGACCAGCGCGCGATCGCCCGCGTGCTTTTCGAGGGCCGTACCGGCGACCGGCTTCAGCGCCGGCTTGCCGCGCTGATCGCGGCACGGCTTCCCGCGCCGGCGGCGATGCCGACAATCGCGGCCGCCGCCGCGCAACTGGCGATGCTCCGAACGTGGATAAGAGGCGAAGCCGCCTGCCCCGCCGCCGAACTCGCAGCCCGGATGATCGCCTGCGCGCGGCTGCTGGACGATCCGGACTAA
- a CDS encoding Dps family protein, with translation MADTKAALQTPTDLNRNDTKSVADALNSALADSFALYFKTKNFHWHVSGPHFRDYHLLLDDQAAQIYGVTDAIAERVRKTGNVTIRSIGDIARRQTIKDNDAEFVAPGDMLAELRDDNLKLVESFRVVKQAAEDAGDNATSGIVDEWTDQAEERAWFLFEASRKG, from the coding sequence ATGGCAGATACCAAGGCGGCGCTACAGACGCCCACCGACCTCAATCGCAACGACACCAAAAGCGTCGCGGACGCGCTGAACAGTGCGCTGGCGGACAGCTTCGCGCTCTACTTCAAGACCAAGAATTTCCATTGGCACGTCTCGGGGCCGCATTTCCGCGACTATCACCTGCTGCTCGACGATCAGGCGGCGCAGATCTACGGCGTCACCGATGCGATCGCCGAGCGGGTGCGCAAGACCGGCAACGTCACGATCCGCTCGATCGGCGACATCGCGCGCCGCCAGACGATCAAGGACAATGATGCGGAGTTCGTCGCGCCCGGCGACATGCTCGCCGAACTGCGCGACGACAATCTCAAGCTGGTCGAGAGCTTCCGCGTCGTGAAGCAGGCGGCCGAGGATGCCGGCGACAACGCCACCAGCGGAATCGTCGACGAATGGACCGACCAGGCCGAGGAACGCGCCTGGTTCCTGTTCGAAGCCAGCCGCAAGGGCTGA
- the thiC gene encoding phosphomethylpyrimidine synthase ThiC, whose product MADLPARTEIGVTTGPIRGSKKIHVGPLGVKMREIHLDPSSGEAPVRVYDTSGPYTDPDARIDIKAGLPALRRDWILGRGDVEQIEARQVRPEDNGQLGPDRSGGVEPFPNVIKRPLRAKPGANVSQMYYARRGIITPEMEYVAVRENLGRERLAEYARDGESFGASIPDYVTPEFVRDEVARGRAIIPNNINHPESEPMAIGRNFLVKINANIGNSAVASNVAAEVDKMVWSIRWGADTVMDLSTGRNIHDTREWILRNSPVPIGTVPIYQALEKVGGVAEDLTWEIFRDTLIEQAEQGVDYFTIHAGVRLGYIPMAAKRVTGIVSRGGSIMAKWCLAHHKESFLYERFDEITEIMKAYDIAYSLGDGLRPGSIADANDEAQFSELYTLGELTHRAWKQDVQVMIEGPGHVPMHKIKENMDKQLEVCGEAPFYTLGPLTTDIAPGYDHITSGIGAAMIGWYGTAMLCYVTPKEHLGLPDRDDVKVGVVTYKLAAHAADLAKGHPAAQVRDNALSKARFEFRWRDQFNLSLDPDTAEEYHDQTLPAEGAKTAHFCSMCGPKFCSMQISQEVRDFAKKQNQGVEGFLATGPTGAETAAASKAAALKGMEEMSRVFKESGSELYMGARGREHD is encoded by the coding sequence ATGGCCGACCTCCCCGCACGCACCGAAATCGGCGTAACCACCGGCCCGATCCGCGGCTCGAAGAAGATCCATGTCGGCCCGCTCGGCGTCAAGATGCGCGAGATCCATCTCGATCCCAGCTCGGGCGAGGCCCCGGTCCGCGTCTACGACACCTCGGGCCCGTACACCGATCCGGACGCCCGCATCGACATCAAGGCCGGCCTTCCCGCGCTCCGCCGCGACTGGATCCTCGGCCGCGGCGATGTCGAGCAGATCGAAGCCCGGCAAGTCCGCCCCGAGGATAATGGCCAGCTCGGCCCCGACCGCAGCGGCGGCGTCGAGCCCTTCCCCAACGTGATCAAGCGCCCCTTGCGCGCCAAGCCCGGCGCCAATGTCAGCCAGATGTATTACGCCCGCCGCGGCATCATCACCCCCGAGATGGAATATGTCGCGGTCCGCGAGAATCTCGGCCGCGAGCGCCTCGCCGAATATGCACGCGACGGCGAGAGCTTCGGCGCTTCCATCCCCGATTACGTCACCCCCGAATTCGTCCGCGACGAAGTGGCGCGCGGCCGCGCGATCATCCCCAACAACATCAACCACCCCGAGTCCGAGCCGATGGCGATCGGCCGCAATTTCCTCGTCAAGATCAACGCCAATATCGGCAACAGCGCGGTCGCCTCGAACGTCGCCGCCGAAGTCGACAAGATGGTCTGGTCGATCCGCTGGGGCGCGGACACGGTGATGGACCTCTCCACCGGGCGCAACATCCACGACACCCGCGAATGGATTCTCCGCAACTCCCCCGTCCCGATCGGCACTGTCCCGATCTATCAGGCGCTCGAAAAGGTCGGCGGTGTCGCCGAGGACCTCACCTGGGAGATCTTCCGCGACACTTTGATCGAGCAGGCCGAGCAGGGCGTCGACTATTTCACCATCCATGCCGGCGTGCGGCTCGGCTACATCCCGATGGCGGCGAAGCGCGTCACCGGCATCGTCTCGCGCGGCGGCAGCATCATGGCGAAATGGTGCCTCGCGCACCACAAGGAGAGCTTCCTCTACGAGCGCTTCGACGAGATCACCGAGATCATGAAGGCCTATGACATCGCCTATTCGCTCGGCGATGGCCTGCGCCCCGGCAGCATCGCCGACGCCAATGACGAAGCCCAGTTCAGCGAGCTCTACACCTTGGGCGAGCTCACCCACCGCGCGTGGAAGCAGGACGTCCAGGTGATGATCGAAGGCCCCGGCCATGTGCCGATGCACAAGATCAAGGAGAATATGGACAAGCAGCTCGAGGTCTGCGGCGAGGCGCCCTTCTACACGCTCGGGCCGCTCACCACCGATATCGCGCCGGGCTACGACCACATCACCAGCGGCATCGGCGCCGCGATGATCGGCTGGTACGGCACTGCGATGCTCTGTTACGTCACCCCCAAGGAGCATCTCGGCCTCCCCGACCGCGACGACGTCAAGGTCGGCGTGGTGACCTACAAGCTCGCCGCCCACGCCGCCGATCTCGCCAAGGGCCACCCCGCCGCGCAGGTCCGCGACAATGCTTTGTCAAAGGCGCGCTTCGAGTTCCGCTGGCGCGACCAGTTCAACCTGTCGCTCGATCCCGACACCGCCGAGGAATATCACGACCAGACGCTCCCCGCCGAAGGGGCCAAGACCGCGCATTTCTGCTCGATGTGTGGGCCGAAATTTTGCTCGATGCAGATTTCGCAGGAAGTGCGCGACTTCGCCAAGAAGCAGAACCAGGGCGTCGAAGGCTTCCTCGCCACCGGGCCGACGGGCGCGGAGACTGCAGCGGCGAGCAAGGCCGCGGCGCTCAAGGGGATGGAAGAGATGAGCCGGGTGTTCAAGGAGAGCGGGAGCGAGCTGTATATGGGAGCTCGGGGTAGGGAGCACGATTGA
- a CDS encoding 2'-5' RNA ligase family protein, producing the protein MRARNPLYIMAKPPPPVQAQITALQRNDPSRGADLLHATLVSLFDLHYAPPEWLSAVIAALDSFDAPAFPLAFDRIENHKAVTLRTRAPLTGARALQAALIRHLLERKAPMMLGTTPEPHVTINYRGDRLGSQKIAPIAWTVDSIALVESIVGKTTHIEHGRWPLRADAGLR; encoded by the coding sequence ATGCGCGCCCGCAACCCGCTCTACATCATGGCCAAGCCCCCGCCGCCGGTGCAGGCGCAGATTACCGCGCTACAGCGCAACGATCCCTCCCGCGGCGCGGACCTGCTCCACGCCACCCTGGTTTCGCTGTTCGATCTCCATTACGCCCCGCCCGAATGGCTCTCGGCGGTGATCGCCGCGCTCGACAGTTTCGACGCCCCGGCCTTTCCGCTCGCCTTCGACCGGATCGAGAACCACAAGGCCGTCACCCTGCGCACCCGCGCGCCGCTGACGGGAGCGCGCGCCCTCCAGGCGGCGTTGATCCGCCATTTGCTGGAACGCAAAGCCCCGATGATGCTCGGCACCACGCCCGAGCCGCACGTGACGATCAACTATCGCGGCGACCGGCTCGGCAGCCAGAAGATCGCGCCGATCGCTTGGACGGTCGATTCGATCGCGCTGGTCGAAAGTATCGTCGGCAAGACCACTCATATCGAGCACGGGCGATGGCCGCTCCGCGCAGACGCAGGATTACGGTAA
- a CDS encoding DUF2059 domain-containing protein: MLRSLAIAAALAACFSNGSAQAQAAPSAVAAPEPARLAAATALMERVMPADRRDAMVEQMVRPMMQNVRDTMFNGPLFADAKTENPKLVATFEGFMKDEFERSIAALKTSMPAMFDAMARAYARRFTLDQLQALDTFFQTPAGRAYVELAPTIMTDPDLMAVQRSMMTETIAGMQQRMVALTDKLAAEAKKSD, from the coding sequence ATGCTTCGTTCGCTTGCCATCGCCGCCGCGCTCGCGGCTTGCTTCTCCAACGGTTCTGCCCAGGCCCAGGCCGCACCATCGGCGGTTGCCGCGCCCGAACCCGCCCGGCTTGCCGCGGCGACGGCGCTCATGGAGCGGGTGATGCCGGCCGACAGGCGCGACGCGATGGTCGAGCAGATGGTACGGCCGATGATGCAGAACGTTCGCGACACGATGTTCAACGGCCCGCTGTTCGCGGATGCCAAGACCGAGAATCCGAAATTGGTGGCCACCTTCGAAGGCTTCATGAAGGACGAATTCGAGCGTTCGATCGCCGCGCTCAAGACATCGATGCCGGCAATGTTCGACGCGATGGCCCGGGCTTATGCCCGGCGCTTCACGCTCGATCAGTTGCAAGCTCTCGACACGTTCTTCCAAACGCCCGCAGGACGCGCTTATGTCGAGCTGGCGCCGACGATCATGACCGATCCCGATCTGATGGCGGTCCAGCGTTCGATGATGACCGAAACGATCGCCGGGATGCAGCAGCGCATGGTCGCCCTCACCGACAAGCTCGCCGCCGAGGCGAAGAAAAGCGACTAG
- a CDS encoding type II toxin-antitoxin system RelE family toxin has protein sequence MAWKIEFLPEAAKELKKLDRTAAARIIRTLAQRIAVLDDPRALGSALVGDHAGYWRWRIGEYRVVARIEDARVLILVVRVAHRREVYR, from the coding sequence TTGGCCTGGAAGATTGAGTTCCTGCCCGAGGCGGCGAAGGAACTGAAGAAGCTCGACCGGACGGCGGCGGCGCGGATCATCAGGACGCTGGCGCAACGGATCGCAGTGCTGGACGACCCCCGCGCGCTGGGCTCAGCGCTGGTGGGGGATCATGCGGGCTATTGGCGCTGGCGGATCGGAGAGTATCGCGTGGTGGCGCGGATCGAGGATGCGCGGGTGCTGATCCTGGTGGTGCGCGTGGCGCATCGACGGGAGGTTTATCGGTGA
- a CDS encoding EamA family transporter — protein sequence MRAVPQPASYIVWSFVISGAAIVTMFALLSRGRIFAAAQTQWRAGAVAGALSIVTYGLALSAFALGPTAPLAALRETGMVTALLIATFVLKERVTAGRAIGVLGILGGAVLILTGRA from the coding sequence GTGCGTGCGGTTCCGCAGCCGGCGAGCTACATCGTCTGGTCGTTCGTGATTTCGGGTGCGGCGATCGTCACGATGTTCGCGTTGCTTTCGCGCGGGCGTATCTTCGCGGCGGCGCAGACCCAGTGGCGGGCTGGTGCCGTTGCGGGGGCGCTGTCGATCGTCACCTACGGGCTGGCGCTCAGTGCCTTCGCGCTCGGACCGACGGCACCGCTGGCGGCGCTGCGGGAGACGGGGATGGTGACCGCGCTGCTGATCGCGACGTTCGTGCTCAAGGAGCGCGTTACCGCAGGTCGGGCGATCGGCGTGTTGGGGATATTGGGCGGCGCGGTGTTGATCCTGACCGGGCGCGCTTAG
- a CDS encoding TMEM165/GDT1 family protein yields MEALVPAFLLALLAQPADRPALLTAILADRFGRPITVALAAGLAHGVGSLLAALAGTAVGPTLTPEAQSLLLAVALVAGAITGVIRTRLPSRLDRWHFGPWLTPLLGVFVLALGEQTQFFTFALAAGGAPWLAATGATLGAVVVAFVAATLGEAGWTRLPLRWLRYAASLLFLIAGIVIGLGALRLTG; encoded by the coding sequence ATGGAAGCCCTCGTCCCCGCCTTTTTGCTCGCCTTGCTCGCCCAGCCCGCCGACCGGCCGGCGTTGCTGACGGCGATCCTTGCCGATCGCTTCGGGCGGCCGATTACGGTCGCGCTTGCCGCAGGGCTGGCGCACGGTGTCGGCAGCCTGCTCGCCGCGCTGGCCGGGACGGCAGTGGGACCGACGCTCACTCCCGAGGCACAGTCGCTGCTGCTCGCGGTCGCCCTGGTAGCGGGCGCAATCACCGGCGTGATCCGCACGCGGCTGCCGAGCCGGCTCGACCGGTGGCACTTCGGACCGTGGCTCACGCCATTGCTGGGGGTGTTCGTGCTCGCGCTCGGCGAGCAGACGCAATTCTTCACCTTCGCGTTGGCGGCCGGCGGCGCGCCGTGGCTGGCGGCGACGGGAGCCACGCTCGGCGCGGTCGTCGTGGCGTTCGTTGCCGCGACCCTCGGCGAGGCCGGGTGGACCCGGCTGCCGCTGCGCTGGCTGCGTTATGCGGCGTCTCTGCTATTCCTGATCGCGGGGATCGTCATCGGGCTCGGCGCGTTGCGGCTGACGGGCTGA
- the rpmG gene encoding 50S ribosomal protein L33, whose translation MAKPTTVKIKLVSTADTGFFYVTKKNPRTQTEKFSFRKYDPVVRKHVEFKEAKIK comes from the coding sequence ATGGCCAAGCCGACCACTGTCAAGATCAAGCTCGTCAGCACGGCGGACACGGGTTTCTTCTACGTCACGAAGAAGAATCCCCGCACGCAGACCGAGAAGTTCTCCTTCCGCAAATATGATCCCGTCGTGCGCAAGCATGTCGAGTTCAAGGAAGCCAAGATCAAGTAA